One window of the Rosa rugosa chromosome 3, drRosRugo1.1, whole genome shotgun sequence genome contains the following:
- the LOC133738956 gene encoding SNARE-interacting protein KEULE-like isoform X2: protein MPFSSSGGSSSYKNFRQITRDRLLHEMLGSCKRGDSTQWKVLIMDELTTTIMSYTCTVSDTTEEGVSLLERIEKKRQPMPHMDAIYFIRPSKKNVNLFLSDMSGRASLYRKAFIFFSSPISKDLVGRIKEDGSVLSRISALSEMNLEYFAIDSQGFVTNNERALEQLYGDKEDSCKGIVCLNEIAARIATVFASLKEFPIVRYRAAKLLDATTITTFPDLIPTKLAAGIWDCLIKYKNTIPNFPVTESCELLILDRSVDQIAPVIHEWTYDAMCHDLLNMEGNRYLLEVPSKTGGLADKKDVLLEEHDPVWLEFRHEHIAEVSERLNEKLTNFLSNNKAAQLQNSSDWGSHERSTRELKKITQALPQYGKQKDRLSLHSEIAKKIHSISRELGLRELAQLEQALVFGYAGMKDVIKFLRTKDDTTGENKLRLLMILAAIYPEKFEGEEGQENLMKLAKLSPCDMAAVNNIKLIGGSSENRNSSSGNFFRNFNLTKTCASRKERPSEEKWQFSSFYPIIEELIEKLSKGELSKEDYPCLNDPTPTLHQSPQAHSIRSRRTPTWAQRGISGDGISRHASNDFKKMGKRIFVVIVGGATRSELRVCHKLTAKLKREVVLGSTSLDDPATFITKVKMITVDDQL from the exons ATGCCGTTCTCCAGCTCCGGTGGTTCGTCATCATATAAGAATTTCAGACAAATAACGCGCGACC gATTACTGCATGAGATGCTTGGGTCTTGCAAAAGGGGGGACTCAACGCAATGGAAG GTACTTATCATGGATGAACTTACTACTACGATAATGTCTTACACTTGCACAGTCAGTGATACTACAGAAGAGGGTGTTTCAT TGCTTGAACGcatagaaaagaaaaggcagCCAATGCCCCACATGGACGCAATATACTTTATCCGGCCTTCCAAAAAGAA TGTTAACTTGTTCTTGTCAGACATGTCTGGAAGAGCATCATTATACAGGAA GGCATTTATTTTCTTCAGTTCACCTATTTCTAAAGATTTGGTTGGTCGCATCAAGGAGGATGGAAGTGTATTAAGTCGCATATCTGCATTGAGTGAG ATGAATTTGGAGTATTTTGCTATAGACAGCCAG GGTTTTGTTACCAACAATGAGAGGGCTTTAGAGCAGCTTTATGGGGACAAGGAGGATTCATGCAAAGGTATAGTGTGTTTGAATGAGATAGCTGCACGTATTGCCACAGTCTTTGCTTCTTTAAAG GAATTTCCTATTGTGCGCTACCGAGCTGCTAAGTTGCTTGATGCCACCACGATTACCACTTTTCCTGATTTAATTCCTACAAAGCTTGCTGCTGGGATCTGGGATTGTctcataaaatataaaaatacaaTTCCAAATTTCCCTGTGACAGAATCATGCGAGTTGCTTATCCTTGACAGATCTGTGGATCAG ATTGCACCGGTCATACATGAATGGACATATGATGCCATGTGTCATGACTTGTTAAATATGGAAGGAAATAGATATCTGCTTGAG GTTCCAAGCAAAACTGGTGGTCTGGCTGACAAGAAAGATGTTCTTCTAGAGGAGCATGATCCTGTCTGGCTTGAGTTTCGCCATGAACACATAGCAGAG GTTAGTGAACGGTTGAATGAGAAACTTaccaattttctttcaaataatAAGGCAGCACAATTGCAGAATTCAAG TGATTGGGGATCTCATGAACGATCTACAAGGGAACTCAAGAAGATAACTCAAGCATTACCACAGTATGGCAAACAAAAGGACAGGCTTTCCCTTCATTCAGAG ATTGCAAAAAAAATCCACTCAATTAGCAGGGAGCTTGGGCTTCGAGAGCTTGCGCAGCTGGAGCAAGCTCTTGTTTTTGGATATGCGGGAATGAAAGATGTGATCAAATTTCTGAGGACAAAAGAT GATACAACTGGCGAAAATAAGTTACGTTTGTTGATGATTCTTGCTGCCATTTATCCTGAGAAATTTGAGGGTGAGGAGGGTCAAGAGAATTTGATGAAG TTGGCAAAATTATCACCATGTGATATGGCTGCTGTGAATAATATCAAACTGATTGGGGGATCATCAGAGAACAGAAACAGCTCATCAGGAAATTTTTTTCGGAACTTTAATCTTACTAAG ACTTGTGCGTCTAGGAAAGAACGTCCAAGTGAAGAAAAATGGCAGTTTTCGAGCTTTTATCCCATTATAGAG GAACTAATAGAAAAGCTTAGCAAAGGTGAACTGTCCAAGGAAGACTATCCATGTCTAAATGACCCAACCCCAACTTTACATCAATCCCCCCAGGCTCATTCAATAAGATCAAGACGGACACCGACATGGGCCCAGCGTGGGATTTCTGGAGATGGGATTTCAAG GCATGCATCCAATGATTTCAAAAAGATGGGCAAACGCATATTTGTAGTTATAGTAGGCGGAGCTACTAGATCAGAG CTTAGAGTTTGCCATAAGCTCACAGCGAAGCTGAAAAGGGAAGTTGTTCTAGGCTCCACATCTCTTGATGATCCTGCAACTTTTATTACG AAAGTAAAGATGATCACAGTAGACGATCAGCTCTAA
- the LOC133738956 gene encoding SNARE-interacting protein KEULE-like isoform X3 produces MEVLERIEKKRQPMPHMDAIYFIRPSKKNVNLFLSDMSGRASLYRKAFIFFSSPISKDLVGRIKEDGSVLSRISALSEMNLEYFAIDSQGFVTNNERALEQLYGDKEDSCKGIVCLNEIAARIATVFASLKEFPIVRYRAAKLLDATTITTFPDLIPTKLAAGIWDCLIKYKNTIPNFPVTESCELLILDRSVDQIAPVIHEWTYDAMCHDLLNMEGNRYLLEVPSKTGGLADKKDVLLEEHDPVWLEFRHEHIAEVSERLNEKLTNFLSNNKAAQLQNSSDWGSHERSTRELKKITQALPQYGKQKDRLSLHSEIAKKIHSISRELGLRELAQLEQALVFGYAGMKDVIKFLRTKDDTTGENKLRLLMILAAIYPEKFEGEEGQENLMKLAKLSPCDMAAVNNIKLIGGSSENRNSSSGNFFRNFNLTKKTCASRKERPSEEKWQFSSFYPIIEELIEKLSKGELSKEDYPCLNDPTPTLHQSPQAHSIRSRRTPTWAQRGISGDGISRHASNDFKKMGKRIFVVIVGGATRSELRVCHKLTAKLKREVVLGSTSLDDPATFITKVKMITVDDQL; encoded by the exons ATGGAAG TGCTTGAACGcatagaaaagaaaaggcagCCAATGCCCCACATGGACGCAATATACTTTATCCGGCCTTCCAAAAAGAA TGTTAACTTGTTCTTGTCAGACATGTCTGGAAGAGCATCATTATACAGGAA GGCATTTATTTTCTTCAGTTCACCTATTTCTAAAGATTTGGTTGGTCGCATCAAGGAGGATGGAAGTGTATTAAGTCGCATATCTGCATTGAGTGAG ATGAATTTGGAGTATTTTGCTATAGACAGCCAG GGTTTTGTTACCAACAATGAGAGGGCTTTAGAGCAGCTTTATGGGGACAAGGAGGATTCATGCAAAGGTATAGTGTGTTTGAATGAGATAGCTGCACGTATTGCCACAGTCTTTGCTTCTTTAAAG GAATTTCCTATTGTGCGCTACCGAGCTGCTAAGTTGCTTGATGCCACCACGATTACCACTTTTCCTGATTTAATTCCTACAAAGCTTGCTGCTGGGATCTGGGATTGTctcataaaatataaaaatacaaTTCCAAATTTCCCTGTGACAGAATCATGCGAGTTGCTTATCCTTGACAGATCTGTGGATCAG ATTGCACCGGTCATACATGAATGGACATATGATGCCATGTGTCATGACTTGTTAAATATGGAAGGAAATAGATATCTGCTTGAG GTTCCAAGCAAAACTGGTGGTCTGGCTGACAAGAAAGATGTTCTTCTAGAGGAGCATGATCCTGTCTGGCTTGAGTTTCGCCATGAACACATAGCAGAG GTTAGTGAACGGTTGAATGAGAAACTTaccaattttctttcaaataatAAGGCAGCACAATTGCAGAATTCAAG TGATTGGGGATCTCATGAACGATCTACAAGGGAACTCAAGAAGATAACTCAAGCATTACCACAGTATGGCAAACAAAAGGACAGGCTTTCCCTTCATTCAGAG ATTGCAAAAAAAATCCACTCAATTAGCAGGGAGCTTGGGCTTCGAGAGCTTGCGCAGCTGGAGCAAGCTCTTGTTTTTGGATATGCGGGAATGAAAGATGTGATCAAATTTCTGAGGACAAAAGAT GATACAACTGGCGAAAATAAGTTACGTTTGTTGATGATTCTTGCTGCCATTTATCCTGAGAAATTTGAGGGTGAGGAGGGTCAAGAGAATTTGATGAAG TTGGCAAAATTATCACCATGTGATATGGCTGCTGTGAATAATATCAAACTGATTGGGGGATCATCAGAGAACAGAAACAGCTCATCAGGAAATTTTTTTCGGAACTTTAATCTTACTAAG AAGACTTGTGCGTCTAGGAAAGAACGTCCAAGTGAAGAAAAATGGCAGTTTTCGAGCTTTTATCCCATTATAGAG GAACTAATAGAAAAGCTTAGCAAAGGTGAACTGTCCAAGGAAGACTATCCATGTCTAAATGACCCAACCCCAACTTTACATCAATCCCCCCAGGCTCATTCAATAAGATCAAGACGGACACCGACATGGGCCCAGCGTGGGATTTCTGGAGATGGGATTTCAAG GCATGCATCCAATGATTTCAAAAAGATGGGCAAACGCATATTTGTAGTTATAGTAGGCGGAGCTACTAGATCAGAG CTTAGAGTTTGCCATAAGCTCACAGCGAAGCTGAAAAGGGAAGTTGTTCTAGGCTCCACATCTCTTGATGATCCTGCAACTTTTATTACG AAAGTAAAGATGATCACAGTAGACGATCAGCTCTAA
- the LOC133738956 gene encoding SNARE-interacting protein KEULE-like isoform X1 produces the protein MPFSSSGGSSSYKNFRQITRDRLLHEMLGSCKRGDSTQWKVLIMDELTTTIMSYTCTVSDTTEEGVSLLERIEKKRQPMPHMDAIYFIRPSKKNVNLFLSDMSGRASLYRKAFIFFSSPISKDLVGRIKEDGSVLSRISALSEMNLEYFAIDSQGFVTNNERALEQLYGDKEDSCKGIVCLNEIAARIATVFASLKEFPIVRYRAAKLLDATTITTFPDLIPTKLAAGIWDCLIKYKNTIPNFPVTESCELLILDRSVDQIAPVIHEWTYDAMCHDLLNMEGNRYLLEVPSKTGGLADKKDVLLEEHDPVWLEFRHEHIAEVSERLNEKLTNFLSNNKAAQLQNSSDWGSHERSTRELKKITQALPQYGKQKDRLSLHSEIAKKIHSISRELGLRELAQLEQALVFGYAGMKDVIKFLRTKDDTTGENKLRLLMILAAIYPEKFEGEEGQENLMKLAKLSPCDMAAVNNIKLIGGSSENRNSSSGNFFRNFNLTKKTCASRKERPSEEKWQFSSFYPIIEELIEKLSKGELSKEDYPCLNDPTPTLHQSPQAHSIRSRRTPTWAQRGISGDGISRHASNDFKKMGKRIFVVIVGGATRSELRVCHKLTAKLKREVVLGSTSLDDPATFITKVKMITVDDQL, from the exons ATGCCGTTCTCCAGCTCCGGTGGTTCGTCATCATATAAGAATTTCAGACAAATAACGCGCGACC gATTACTGCATGAGATGCTTGGGTCTTGCAAAAGGGGGGACTCAACGCAATGGAAG GTACTTATCATGGATGAACTTACTACTACGATAATGTCTTACACTTGCACAGTCAGTGATACTACAGAAGAGGGTGTTTCAT TGCTTGAACGcatagaaaagaaaaggcagCCAATGCCCCACATGGACGCAATATACTTTATCCGGCCTTCCAAAAAGAA TGTTAACTTGTTCTTGTCAGACATGTCTGGAAGAGCATCATTATACAGGAA GGCATTTATTTTCTTCAGTTCACCTATTTCTAAAGATTTGGTTGGTCGCATCAAGGAGGATGGAAGTGTATTAAGTCGCATATCTGCATTGAGTGAG ATGAATTTGGAGTATTTTGCTATAGACAGCCAG GGTTTTGTTACCAACAATGAGAGGGCTTTAGAGCAGCTTTATGGGGACAAGGAGGATTCATGCAAAGGTATAGTGTGTTTGAATGAGATAGCTGCACGTATTGCCACAGTCTTTGCTTCTTTAAAG GAATTTCCTATTGTGCGCTACCGAGCTGCTAAGTTGCTTGATGCCACCACGATTACCACTTTTCCTGATTTAATTCCTACAAAGCTTGCTGCTGGGATCTGGGATTGTctcataaaatataaaaatacaaTTCCAAATTTCCCTGTGACAGAATCATGCGAGTTGCTTATCCTTGACAGATCTGTGGATCAG ATTGCACCGGTCATACATGAATGGACATATGATGCCATGTGTCATGACTTGTTAAATATGGAAGGAAATAGATATCTGCTTGAG GTTCCAAGCAAAACTGGTGGTCTGGCTGACAAGAAAGATGTTCTTCTAGAGGAGCATGATCCTGTCTGGCTTGAGTTTCGCCATGAACACATAGCAGAG GTTAGTGAACGGTTGAATGAGAAACTTaccaattttctttcaaataatAAGGCAGCACAATTGCAGAATTCAAG TGATTGGGGATCTCATGAACGATCTACAAGGGAACTCAAGAAGATAACTCAAGCATTACCACAGTATGGCAAACAAAAGGACAGGCTTTCCCTTCATTCAGAG ATTGCAAAAAAAATCCACTCAATTAGCAGGGAGCTTGGGCTTCGAGAGCTTGCGCAGCTGGAGCAAGCTCTTGTTTTTGGATATGCGGGAATGAAAGATGTGATCAAATTTCTGAGGACAAAAGAT GATACAACTGGCGAAAATAAGTTACGTTTGTTGATGATTCTTGCTGCCATTTATCCTGAGAAATTTGAGGGTGAGGAGGGTCAAGAGAATTTGATGAAG TTGGCAAAATTATCACCATGTGATATGGCTGCTGTGAATAATATCAAACTGATTGGGGGATCATCAGAGAACAGAAACAGCTCATCAGGAAATTTTTTTCGGAACTTTAATCTTACTAAG AAGACTTGTGCGTCTAGGAAAGAACGTCCAAGTGAAGAAAAATGGCAGTTTTCGAGCTTTTATCCCATTATAGAG GAACTAATAGAAAAGCTTAGCAAAGGTGAACTGTCCAAGGAAGACTATCCATGTCTAAATGACCCAACCCCAACTTTACATCAATCCCCCCAGGCTCATTCAATAAGATCAAGACGGACACCGACATGGGCCCAGCGTGGGATTTCTGGAGATGGGATTTCAAG GCATGCATCCAATGATTTCAAAAAGATGGGCAAACGCATATTTGTAGTTATAGTAGGCGGAGCTACTAGATCAGAG CTTAGAGTTTGCCATAAGCTCACAGCGAAGCTGAAAAGGGAAGTTGTTCTAGGCTCCACATCTCTTGATGATCCTGCAACTTTTATTACG AAAGTAAAGATGATCACAGTAGACGATCAGCTCTAA